From a single Nitrogeniibacter mangrovi genomic region:
- a CDS encoding calcium/sodium antiporter: MIDLLLFLVGLVALTAGAEILVRGASRLALTFGLSPLVVGLTIVAFGTSAPEIAVAIEAALNGQADLTIGNVVGSNICNILLILGLGSLVGPLVVAGQVVRQEVPVMIAASALVVLLAWNGVIGRGEGVVLFVLLVAYVVFLVRQSRRASRREQQHYGEELPKATWDQHWAVQGAMVLGGLALLVIGADWLVAAAVTFAKWLGVSDLVIGLTVVAVGTSLPEVATSVMAAWRGERDMAIGNAVGSNVFNLLGCLGLGALISPTGLPVAPAALDFDLWVMLAVAVACLPIFLARRRIARWEGLLFLVYYAAYLIYLVLDARGSGALKTFSQAMLWFVIPLSVLTLIALSVHDRRTRRR; the protein is encoded by the coding sequence ATGATCGACCTTCTGCTGTTTCTCGTCGGCCTCGTCGCCCTCACCGCGGGCGCCGAAATCCTGGTACGTGGCGCCTCGCGCCTGGCCCTGACCTTCGGCCTGTCGCCGCTCGTGGTCGGGCTCACCATCGTCGCCTTCGGCACCAGCGCCCCCGAGATCGCGGTGGCCATCGAGGCCGCCCTGAACGGCCAGGCCGACCTGACCATCGGCAACGTGGTCGGCAGCAACATCTGCAACATCCTGCTCATCCTCGGGCTCGGCTCGCTGGTCGGCCCGCTGGTGGTCGCCGGCCAGGTGGTGCGCCAGGAGGTGCCGGTGATGATCGCCGCTTCGGCGCTTGTGGTCCTGCTGGCCTGGAACGGCGTCATCGGCCGCGGCGAGGGTGTCGTCCTGTTCGTGCTGCTGGTGGCCTATGTGGTGTTTCTGGTGCGCCAGTCGCGCCGGGCCTCCCGGCGCGAGCAGCAGCACTACGGCGAAGAGTTGCCCAAGGCGACCTGGGACCAGCACTGGGCGGTGCAGGGCGCGATGGTGCTCGGCGGTCTGGCGCTGCTCGTCATCGGCGCCGACTGGCTGGTGGCGGCCGCGGTCACCTTCGCCAAATGGCTGGGCGTGAGCGATCTGGTCATCGGCCTCACGGTCGTGGCGGTGGGCACCTCGCTACCCGAGGTGGCCACCTCGGTGATGGCCGCCTGGCGCGGCGAACGGGACATGGCCATCGGCAACGCGGTGGGCAGCAACGTGTTCAACCTGCTCGGCTGCCTCGGCCTCGGCGCCCTCATCTCCCCCACCGGCTTGCCGGTGGCGCCGGCGGCGCTCGATTTCGACCTGTGGGTGATGCTCGCGGTGGCCGTCGCCTGCCTGCCCATCTTCCTCGCCCGCCGGCGCATCGCGCGCTGGGAGGGCCTGCTGTTCCTGGTCTATTACGCCGCCTACCTGATCTACCTGGTACTCGACGCCCGCGGCAGCGGGGCCCTCAAGACCTTCAGCCAGGCCATGCTCTGGTTCGTGATCCCACTGAGCGTCCTCACCCTCATCGCGCTGTCGGTACACGACCGGCGCACGCGCCGACGCTAG